Proteins encoded by one window of Salvia splendens isolate huo1 chromosome 7, SspV2, whole genome shotgun sequence:
- the LOC121810570 gene encoding uncharacterized protein LOC121810570, with translation MKSGEGSSEVRTDWGRSTRYEFPRFDGDGFEGWTMRAEYFFQVARVPEEERVRVAAIHLEGKALQWHRGFLSLHGEEAYVDWGYYLSCLAARFGAQAYDGPLADLRNLKQKGKLQSYMDIFDELYPRAGIREDQALNFFLSGLIDELQMSVRMFRPKSLAEAYSLAKLQDLTVKALGIKPKGMLNNVSNNNSYYSNTRPMAVTSTNKPVPSGNNWNGGNKEPNRFGGVRASTNLSPKELDEKRAKKECFWCTEKFTPNHQCSKRKSYVIHLIELGEVTENEDQIISEEETEEEGKSDLQLSLHAVWGKDGPQVMRIKGLCQKRALKILIDTGSTHNFLSSKIAKKIKCQHTAVNSKVVEVANGQLLQYTQKCSNLEWKMQGTKFQTEVYLINLETYDLILGGAWLSTLGEITWNFNKLNMQFKLSGVDVKLQGELWSPKTEQLHCLHICNQHEEDENERKFMQLMPSVEGEILCCYEISKEEVWPALSLILTENESVFAEPNSLPPQREQDHKIILKEGADAINIRPYKYVAKQKDVIEKMIDEMLTSGVIRHSESPFASPIVWLRKRILLGACVWIIEL, from the coding sequence ATGAAGAGCGGTGAAGGAAGCAGTGAAGTACGAACAGATTGGGGAAGATCTACTCGATATGAATTCCCTAGGTTCGATGGTGATGGATTCGAAGGATGGACGATGAGAGCAGAGTACTTTTTTCAAGTAGCAAGAGTACCGGAAGAAGAGAGAGTGCGAGTAGCAGCCATTCATTTAGAAGGCAAGGCTCTCCAATGGCACCGAGGATTTTTGAGTTTACATGGTGAAGAAGCATACGTGGACTGGGGATATTACCTCTCATGCTTGGCAGCTCGTTTTGGAGCTCAAGCTTATGATGGTCCGCTTGCAGATCTCAGAAATCTCAAACAAAAAGGTAAGCTCCAATCTTATATGGACATCTTTGATGAATTATATCCAAGAGCTGGCATTAGAGAAGATCAGGCGCTTAACTTCTTCCTATCTGGACTTATTGATGAATTACAAATGTCGGTTAGGATGTTTAGACCTAAAAGCCTAGCTGAAGCGTATTCATTAGCTAAACTACAAGATCTAACGGTGAAAGCTTTAGGTATTAAGCCAAAAGGAATGTTGAATAATGTGTCTAATAACAACAGCTATTATTCCAATACTAGACCTATGGCTGTAACATCCACTAATAAACCAGTGCCTAGTGGGAACAACTGGAATGGGGGTAATAAGGAACCTAATCGTTTTGGAGGTGTTCGAGCTAGCACCAACCTATCACCTAAAGAGTTAGATGAAAAAAGAGCAAAGAAAGAGTGCTTTTGGTGTACTGAAAAATTCACACCGAATCATCAATGTTCTAAAAGGAAATCTTATGTCATACACTTGATTGAGTTGGGAGAAGTAACTGAGAATGAAGATCAGATTATTAGTGAGGAAGAGacagaggaagaaggaaaatcAGATCTTCAACTATCCTTACATGCTGTGTGGGGAAAGGACGGACCTCAAGTGATGAGGATTAAGGGACTCTGTCAGAAAAGAGCCTTAAAAATTTTGATTGATACTGGTAGTACTCATAATTTTTTGAGTTCCAAGAtagctaaaaaaataaaatgccaACACACTGCAGTAAACTCTAAGGTTGTGGAAGTTGCTAATGGTCAGCTATTACAGTATACTCAGAAATGTAGTAACTTGGAATGGAAAATGCAAGGAACCAAATTCCAAACTGAGGTCTATCTCATCAATCTGGAAACATATGATCTGATATTAGGGGGAGCATGGTTGTCTACCTTGGGCGAAATTACATGGAATTTTAACAAATTGAACATGCAATTCAAGTTGTCAGGTGTGGATGTTAAATTACAAGGTGAGCTGTGGTCACCAAAGACTGAGCAACTCCATTGTTTGCATATCTGTAATCAACatgaggaagatgaaaatgaaagaaaattcATGCAATTAATGCCTTCAGTGGAAGGAGAAATTTTGTGCTGTTATGAGATTAGTAAGGAAGAAGTTTGGCCAGCACTTAGTCTGATATTAACAGAGAATGAATCAGTGTTTGCAGAGCCAAATTCCTTGCCTCCACAGAGAGAGCAGGACCACAAAATCATCTTGAAAGAAGGAGCTGATGCTATAAATATTAGGCCCTACAAATATGTTGCAAAACAGAAGGATGTCATTGAAAAAATGATTGATGAGATGCTCACATCTGGAGTCATAAGGCATAGTGAGAGTCCTTTTGCTAGTCCTATTGTTTGGTTAAGAAAAAGGATTCTTCTTGGCGCATGTGTGTGGATTATAGAGCTCTAA
- the LOC121741278 gene encoding polcalcin Che a 3-like yields MADESRQDVEDCERIFKRCDTNGDGKVSSTELGEALKALGSVSVEEVKRMMAELDTDGDGFISLDEFTEFAKANRGLIRDVSKIF; encoded by the coding sequence ATGGCTGATGAAAGTCGACAGGATGTGGAAGACTGTGAGCGCATCTTCAAGCGTTGTGACACAAATGGCGACGGGAAAGTATCTTCCACAGAGCTTGGTGAGGCCCTCAAGGCACTCGGTTCAGTATCAGTTGAAGAAGTTAAGCGGATGATGGCTGAGCTGGACACCGATGGGGATGGCTTTATATCATTAGATGAGTTCACAGAGTTCGCGAAGGCCAACAGGGGCTTAATTAGGGATGTTTCCAAGATTTTCTAg